Proteins from one Crocosphaera sp. UHCC 0190 genomic window:
- a CDS encoding RNA-binding protein, with amino-acid sequence MPIRLYVGNLPKENIERQALQDLFVDAGEIMSIKVIKDRKTGKCRGFAFVTVATDEMADDFIAKYNDQPFMESPLKIEKALPRAKGKEDEESTPTTSTAPAPTPKPAAAKKGGGSGGKKRGDRSQKAHQSSSNEGFQPDPRWADELTKLKEMLTAASNN; translated from the coding sequence ATGCCCATTCGTCTATATGTTGGTAACTTACCCAAAGAAAACATCGAACGCCAAGCTCTACAAGATTTATTTGTAGATGCGGGGGAAATCATGTCGATCAAAGTGATCAAAGATCGCAAAACGGGCAAATGTCGGGGATTTGCTTTTGTCACCGTGGCCACTGATGAAATGGCTGATGATTTTATTGCAAAATACAATGATCAGCCTTTTATGGAGAGTCCCCTAAAAATAGAAAAAGCCTTACCTCGTGCCAAAGGGAAAGAAGATGAAGAATCTACCCCAACAACCAGCACCGCACCTGCTCCCACCCCTAAACCAGCAGCGGCCAAAAAAGGTGGCGGTAGCGGCGGCAAAAAACGCGGCGATCGCAGTCAAAAAGCCCATCAAAGTTCTAGCAACGAAGGCTTTCAACCCGATCCCCGTTGGGCGGATGAGTTAACAAAGCTGAAAGAAATGCTGACAGCGGCTTCTAATAACTAA
- a CDS encoding NblA/ycf18 family protein produces the protein MEPKSRDLSLEQQFEMKRMSDAAINMSREQAIELLLQASRLLMIKTNVVRKLAK, from the coding sequence ATGGAACCGAAATCTCGTGATCTAAGCTTAGAACAACAATTTGAAATGAAACGCATGAGTGATGCTGCCATCAACATGAGTCGGGAACAAGCCATTGAACTTTTGCTTCAGGCTTCACGACTCCTGATGATTAAAACCAACGTTGTTCGTAAGTTAGCCAAATAG
- a CDS encoding NblA/ycf18 family protein yields the protein MDATVFELSLEQQFELQCLQQEFQNLEREQVINYLLDTMQQIMARDNLIRDLMKNSLF from the coding sequence ATGGACGCAACAGTCTTTGAATTATCGTTAGAACAACAGTTTGAACTGCAATGTTTACAACAAGAGTTCCAAAATCTCGAACGGGAACAAGTCATCAACTATTTACTCGATACCATGCAGCAAATCATGGCCCGAGATAATCTTATCAGAGATTTGATGAAAAATTCCTTATTCTAA